The Bacteroidota bacterium nucleotide sequence TGGCTGCTTTGCACAAGAATTCAGCTTCACTTACCTTGTCTATGTAATACGAAAAAAAACCGAAATCTAATTTAGTATCTGGGAAACTTAGATCCTCTCTATCGTCGACATATACAAAGGAGAAACAGAACGGCTTGTTGCCATGTTTCGCATGATAGTTTTTCGTCCACTCAACATCAAAACCAACGATGTATCTTTTTGCAGAGACGTTAATTTCCTTTTTGTAAATTTTCATACCAATGGATAAGTTATTGGACAGATCTTATGCTCTTACCAAGATATTTTGTCAAATGGTTTTTCTTAAATCTATATTTCTTCCAGATTTCTTGGATCGTCATAAACTTGATATTTCCAATATGCTCCACTTTGTCTTCCGCGTCGTAAACTGGCCATGCAAACGTTTCTCCGTTTGGATAGATCAATATGGAATAACCCTCATTCTCGCGCGTCCATGTTGTCATTCTAAGTGAAGGGCGCCATTCAAAAGTTTTTCGGAGGTTTAGCAAATCGCTGAATAGGTTTCCTGCCTCTTCTTCGGATATAAACTCATTCTCAGGCAATAATTTCCCGTTCCCCTTGCGTATTGGCAATATGAGCTTCAGCTTCCCAGCTTGCAAAATATCCGCAATTTGAAATGTAAATGGAAGAGCCTGCATAATACTGCGCATCACCACAGCCGTAAATGAAATCGGGATTCCGACATCTTTAAATTTATATACCCCCCTAAGAATGTTGTCAAAATCGCCTCTAACTCGATTAGTCGTAGCTCTAGGTCCTTCCAGTCCAATGTTGACAAACGATATCTTGCCCATAAGCTCATGAGCAATTTTTGAAGCCGGGGTAGAGTTGGTAGGCAATCCAACTATATGGTCTTTAGAGAACATCCCAGCAATATCCACAAAGTCTTTTCTCAGTAATGGCTCCCCTCCAGACAGAAAGACGCGCTGGACTCCCTGAAGGTTTCCACAGATTACGTCTAACTCAAG carries:
- a CDS encoding radical SAM protein, producing MMQEGKADRKNVCVASNSMPIIYDDKHHHFELLDDFDLEKAVNEINAPLSVILQITRKCNFNCSFCSETVQIDDPTLLELDVICGNLQGVQRVFLSGGEPLLRKDFVDIAGMFSKDHIVGLPTNSTPASKIAHELMGKISFVNIGLEGPRATTNRVRGDFDNILRGVYKFKDVGIPISFTAVVMRSIMQALPFTFQIADILQAGKLKLILPIRKGNGKLLPENEFISEEEAGNLFSDLLNLRKTFEWRPSLRMTTWTRENEGYSILIYPNGETFAWPVYDAEDKVEHIGNIKFMTIQEIWKKYRFKKNHLTKYLGKSIRSVQ